The window ACCGGTCGATGGGCAAGGAGGACGTGTACCCGTTCGTCCTTCCGCCCCCGGTGCTGGAGAAGATGCGGTTCATCCACACGGTGATCGACGAGATCACCTCGAGCCCGGCGAAACTGGCCGAGGTCGGTGCGCCCGCGGAGGACCAGAGCCAGCAGTTGGACTGACGCCGACAATCCGCCGAAATTGCATTCCAGCAGGAAAAGTTCGAGTGGACTCCTGCACGGACGCAGTCTCGGCGGGACAACGGGACAAGTTAGTGGGCAACACACGGGTGACGGTCGGCCGCTCGCGGGGCGGTTCTCCCTAGGATCGCCAGGTGGCTGATCGCTATGGCACCGACATCCTGGCCGACAACCCGCACCGGGCGCGCAAGCCCCGTTCCGTCGAGACACCCATCGAGATCGGGATGGTCGTCGAGGACGCCCAGACCGGGTTCGTCGGCGCCATCGTGCGCGTCGAGTACGGCCGGATGGAACTCGAAGACCGCAACGGCCGTCGTAAACCGTTCCCGGTCGGGCCGGGCTATCTGATCGACGGCAAGCCCGTCATCCTTACCGCACCGAAGAAGGCGGGACCGGCGGCGCCGACGCGCACCGCGTCCGGGTCCGTCGCGGTCCAGGGTGCCCGCGCGAAAGTCGCACTGGCCAGCCGCATCTACGTCGAGGGGCGCCACGACGCCGAACTCGTCGAGCAGGTGTGGGGGGAGGACCTGCGCATCGAGGGCGTGGTCGTCGAGTACCTCGGCGGGGTCGACGACCTCGCCGCGATCGTCGCCGACTTCCGGCCCGGTCCGGGCCGACGGCTCGGCGTGCTGGTCGACCATCTCGTCGCAGGGTCGAAGGAGGCGCGCATCGCCGAAGCGGTGAGGCGCGGACCCGGTGGCGAACACACGCTCGTCGTCGGACACCCGTTCATCGACATCTGGGAGGCGGTCAAACCCGCCCGTCTCGGCATGAAGGCCTGGCCGGTGATACCGAAGGGGCAGGACTGGAAGCACGGCGTGTGCGCCGCGCTGGGCTGGCGGCACCGCGACCAGGCCGACATCGCGGCGGCCTGGCAGAAGATCAGGGGTCGGGTACGGGACTGGACCGACCTGGAACCCGAGCTGATCGGCCGGGTCGAGGAGCTGATCGACTTCGTCACCGCGCCCGTGTAAGCAGGGAGCGTGTCCGACAGCCTGTTCGACGTGCCCGGGGAGCCCGCGCCGCCCGCCGCGGGGCCCGTCGGCGCGTCGGTTCCGCTGGCGGTGCGCATGCGTCCGGCGAACCTCGACGAGGTCGTCGGCCAGGACCACCTGCTCAAGCCCAACTCGCCACTGCGCCGCCTCATCGAGGGTTCCGGCGCGGCGTCGGTGATCCTGTACGGCCCGCCCGGCACCGGCAAGACCACGCTCGCCTCGATGATCTCCCAGGCCACCGGACGCCGGTTCGAGGCGCTGTCCGCGCTGGCGGCGGGGGTCAAGGAAGTGCGCGCCGTCATCGATGTGGCCCGCCAGGCCGCGGTGCGCGGCGAGCAGACCGTGCTGTTCATCGACGAGGTGCACCGGTTCTCCAAGACCCAGCAGGACGCGCTGCTGGCCGCGGTCGAGAACCGGGTGGTGCTGCTGGTCGCGGCCACCACCGAGAACCCGTCGTTCTCCGTCGTCGCACCGCTGCTGAGCCGATCGCTGATCCTGCAACTGCAACCGTTGACCCCGGCCGACGTCACGACGGTGATCCGCCGCGCGATCACCGACGAGCGCGGCCTGGGTGGCAGGGTGACCGTCAGCGACGACGCCATCGAGCAACTGGTGCTGTTGTCCGCCGGCGATGCCAGGCGCGCCCTGACCGCGTTGGAGGTCGCCACAGAAACAGTCTCCGAGTCGGGCGAGACGGTGACCGTCGAGGTGATCGAGCAGTCGCTGGACAAGGCGGCGCTGCGGTATGACCGCGACGGCGATCAGCACTACGACGTCGTCAGCGCGTTCATCAAGTCGGTGCGCGGGTCCGACGTCGACGCCGCCCTGCACTATCTGGCCCGGATGCTGGTCGCGGGGGAGGACCCGCGGTTCGTCGCCCGCAGGCTGATGATCCTCGCCAGCGAGGACATCGGGATGGCCGACCCCACCGCGCTGCAGATCGCGGTCGCGGCCGCGCAGACGGTCCAGCTGATCGGGATGCCGGAGGCGCAGCTGACGCTCGCGCAGGCGACCGTGCACCTGGCGACGGCACCCAAGTCCAACGCGGTCACCACCGCACTCGGGGCGGCGATGGCCGACATCCGGGCGGGCAAGGCGGGCCAGGTGCCGGCACACCTGCGCGACGGGCATTACTCGGGGGCGCAGAAGCTGGGCAACGCGGTGGGCTACAAGTACGCCCACGACCATCCCGGCGGCGTTGCGTCACAACAGTATCCGCCCGACGAGCTGGTCGGTACCGACTACTACCGGCCGACCAACCACGGTGTCGAGCGTGAGATCTCGGCGCGTGTGGAGAAGCTGCGCGCGATCATCCGCCGTTCGCGCTGAGTGGCCGAAGTCCACCTTTTGCAGAAGAAGTGCGAGTGAACCGCAGCAAAAAGCGGATTTCGAGAGACCCCGAGGACATCCTGAGCGCGCCCCAGACAAGGATGATCCCGGCTGGTCGGGGGCCCAGCCGGGATCACCAGGGTGTTGTGTCGTGTCAGCGAAGCGTGCCCGTGCGCCCCCGGCCCGCGACACCTGCCCGACGACCCATCAGCGCGGCGACCAGTGCCACACCGATGGCCGCGACGACGACCTGGACGAGCAGCTCCAGCCAGTCGATGCCGCTGGTGGCCGTCGGGATGCCGATCGCGCGCGCCAGCGCCGTGCCGAGGAACGCCGAGACGATGCCGACCAGGATCGTCACGAGCATGCCGATCGACTGCTTACCCGGTAGGACGAGCCGGCCGAGAACGCCGACGACGATGCCGATGAGAATTGCGCTGATGATGCCGGTAATGGTCATTTCTTCCTCCAAGAGAAGTGCGGCTGCCGCAGAAATACCCTGGGCCCCCGGGCAATAAACGCTGACGTCAAACCCGATGCCGAGTCGATACCCTCGACGATGTGCAGACCGAGACGCTCGACATCGACACCTCCCGGCGCAGGTTCGTCGACCTGACGTCGGCCGTGCGGGATTTCTGTGCGGAACGCGGCCCTGACGCCGGCGGACTGTGCAACGTGTTCGTGCCGCACGCGACGGCGGGGATCGCGGTGATCGAGACGGGTTCGGGTTCCGACCACGACCTGATCGATGCGATCGAGCGACTCCTGCCCCGCGACGACCGATACCGCCATGCACACGGATCACCGGGGCACGGCGCCGACCATGTGATGCCGGGGTTGGTGTCTCCGTCGGTGACGATTCCGGTGGCCGGGGGCGAGCCGCTGCTGGGAACCTGGCAGAGCGTCGTGCTCATCGATCTGAACAGGGACAATCGCCGCCGATCGGTGCGGCTGAGCTTCGTGTCGGGCTGACCCCGTCGTCCGTGGGAGTGCCCGCCACCCAGACCGGTACTGTAGTGCGGTCGAGTATTCGCAGGGTGAACCGAAGGACGTCAGGACGTGCAGACACACGAGATCAGGAAGCGGTTCCTTGATCATTTCGTGAAGGCGGGCCATACCGAGGTGCCCAGCGCTTCGGTGATCCTCGACGATCCGAACCTGTTGTTCGTCAACGCCGGCATGGTGCAGTTCGTCCCCTACTTCCTCGGGCAGCGCACCCCACCGTGGGATCGGGCCACCAGCGTTCAGAAGTGCATCCGCACCCCCGACATCGACGAGGTCGGGATCACCACCCGGCACAACACCTTCTTCCAGATGGCCGGCAACTTCAGCTTCGGCGACTACTTCAAGAAGGGCGCCATCGAGCTGGCGTGGTCGCTGCTGACCAACCCGGTCTCCGAAGGCGGGTACGGCTTCGACCCCGAAAGGCTCTGGGCCACCGTCTATCTGGACGACGACGAGGCCATCGAGCTGTGGCAGGAGGTCGCCGGGCTGCCGGCCGAACGCATCCAGCGGCGCGGAATGGCCGACAACTACTGGTCCATGGGCATTCCCGGTCCGTGCGGGCCGTGCTCGGAGATCTACTACGACCGCGGACCCGACTACGGCATCGACGGCGGACCCGAGGCCAACGAGGACCGCTACATCGAGATCTGGAATCTCGTGTTCATGCAGAACGAGCGCGGTGAGGGCACCTCGAAGGACGACTTCGAGATCCTCGGGCCGCTGCCGCGCAAGAACATCGACACCGGGATGGGCGTCGAGCGCATCGCCTGCCTGCTCCAGGGCGTCGACAACGTCTACGAGACCGACCTGGTGCGCCCGGTCATCGACCTCGTCGCCGGAATCGCCCCGCGCGGTTACGGACAGGGCAACCACACTGACGACGTCCGCTACCGCATCATCGGCGACCACAGCCGCACCGCGGCGATCATCATCGGCGACGGGGTCACCCCCGGCAACGAGGGCCGCGGCTATGTCCTGCGGCGGCTCCTGCGCCGCATCATCCGGGCGGCCAAGCTGCTCGGTGTCGAGCAGCCGATCATGGGTGAGCTGATGGCGACGGTGCGCGACGAGATGGGTCCGTCGTATCCGGAGCTGGTGACGGACTTCGAGCGGATCAACCGCATCGCGATTGCCGAGGAGACGGCGTTCAACCGCACCCTCACGGCCGGCTCCCGGCTCTTCGAGGACGCCGCGGAGACCACCCGCAAGGCCGGGTCCACGGTGCTCTCCGGCGACGACGCGTTCACGCTGCACGACACCTTCGGGTTCCCGATCGACCTGACGCTGGAGATGGCCGCCGAAGCGGGGCTCAGCGTCGACGAGGAAGGCTTCCGCGGCCTGATGGCCGAACAGCGCCGTCGTGCGAAGGCCGACGCGGCGGCCCGCAAGCAGGCGCACACCGACCTGTCGGCCTACCGCGAGCTCGTCGACGCCGGCCCCACCGAGTTCACCGGCTTCGATGAATTGACCACCGAGGCAAGGATTCTCGGGATCTTCGTCGACGGCAGACGCGTTCCGGTGGTGTCGCATGTGCAGGGCGGAGACGCTCCCGGACGGGTCGAGCTGATCCTGAACCGCTCCCCGTTCTACGCCGAGTCCGGCGGGCAGATCGCCGACGAGGGCACCGTCACCGGCACCGGGGCGTCGCAGACCGCGAAGGCCGCCGTCACCGACGTGCAGAAGATCGCGAAAACGCTGTGGGCGCACCGCATCACGGTCGAGTCCGGTGAGTTCGTCGAGGGCGACACCATCGTCGCAGCCGTCGACCCCCGGTGGCGCCACGGTGCCACCCAGGGGCATTCGGGCACCCACATGGTGCACGCGGCGCTGCGACAGGTCCTGGGCCCCAACGCCGTTCAGGCCGGATCGCTGAACCGGCCCGGCTATCTGCGGTTCGACTTCAACTGGCAGGGTGCGCTGTCCGACGATCAGCGCTCCCAGATAGAAGAAGTGACCAACGAGGCCGTCGAGGCCGACTACGAGGTGCACAACTTCACCACCGAACTGGAGAAGGCCAAGTCGATGGGCGCGATGGCGCTCTTCGGCGAGAACTACCCCGACGAGGTCAGGGTGGTCGAGATCGGCGGGCCGTTCTCCATCGAGCTGTGCGGTGGCACCCACGTGCGAAGCTCGGCCCAGATCGGACCCGTCACGATCCTCGGCGAGTCCTCGGTGGGCTCCGGTGTGCGGCGGGTCGAGGCCTACGTCGGACTCGACTCGTTCCGTCACCTCGCCAAGGAACGCGCCCTGATGGCGGGGCTGGCGTCGTCGCTGAAGGTGCCCTCCGACGAGGTCCCCGCCCGGGTCGAGAACCTCGTGGAGCGGCTGCGGGCCGCCGAGAAGGAACTCGATCGGCTGCGGCTGGTCAACGCCCGAGCGGCGGCGGCCAACGCGGCCGCGGGCGCGGAGCAGATCGGCGGGATCAGGCTCGTCGCGCAGCGGATGGCGGGCGGGATCTCGGCCGGCGATCTGAGGTCTCTCGTCGGCGACATCCGCGGCAAGCTCGGCAGCGATCCGGCAGTGGTCGCGTTGATCTCCGAGGCGGACGACGACACGGTGCCGTTCGTCGTGGCGGTCAACCAGGCGGCGCAGGATCGTGGCCTGCGCGCCAACGATCTGGTGAAGGTGCTCGGGGCCGCGGTCAACGGCCGCGGCGGGGGTAAGGCGGACCTGGCGCAGGGGTCCGGCAAGGGGGCGGCAGGTATCGACGCCGCATTGGCAGCGATACGTGCGGAGATGGGCCGGAGTTAACCCCGTGCCCGACACCGACTGGACCAGCCGCGTCCCCGACCGTCCCGGTGATCCGAACGCGGCCCCGGACCCGGGGCGCGGCCGCCGGCTCGGGATCGACGTCGGCTCGGTGCGCATCGGTGTCGCGGTCAGCGATCCCGACGCGGTGTTGGCCACGCCGGTGGAGACGGTGACACGGGACCGCAGGTCCGGCAGGCATCTGCGTCGGCTGACGACGTTGGTGGGGGAGTTCGAGGCGGTCGAGGTGGTGATCGGGTTGCCGCGCACACTGGGCAACCGGGCGGGATCCTCGGCGCAGGACGCCACCGAGGTGGCCGGCCAGCTGGCGGCGCGGATCGCGCCGGTGCCGGTGCGGCTCGCCGACGAGCGGTTCACCACGGTGACGGCGCAGCGGGAATTGCGGGAGGCGGGAGTACGGGCCCGTGGCCAGAAGTCGATGATCGACCAGGCCGCGGCGGTGGGGATCCTTCAGAACTGGCTGGACCAGCGGCGAGCAGCGTTGCCCGCACACGGAGAGGTCTTGGATGACTGACGAATGGCAGAGTGGCCGCGCCGAGCCGCTGGCGGTGGGACCGCCGAGGCAACGGATGACGCGCCGCGAGCGCGCACGGGCCGAGCGCCAGCGGCGACGCCGCCGGGCCGGTCTGGTGATCACGCTGTCGATGCTCGTGGTGGTGGTGGTCGTCGCCGTCTTCCTGGGCTCGAAGATGTGGCACTCGCTGTTCGGCGGCACCACCGGCGACTACGCCGGTGACGGCGTCAACGACGTGGTGATCCAGGTGCACGACGGCGACTCGACCACCGCGATCGGGCAGACGCTGCAGGACAACAACGTCGTCGCCAACGTCAAGACCTTCGTCGACGCGGCCGACGGAAACTCGGCGATCTCGGCGATCCAGCCCGGTTTCTACAAGGTGCGCACCGAGATCCCGGCGTCCAGCGCGGTGCAACGCCTCGCGGATCCGGCCAACCGGGTGGGCAAGCTGACCATCCCCGAGGGCCGCCAGCTCGACGACGTCAGGGACGTCAAGACCAACGCCGTGACCGCAGGCATCCTGACCCTGATCGCGAACGCGTCGTGCGTCGACCTCGACGGCGACCGGCGATGCGTGTCGGCCGACGACCTCAAGCAGATCGCCGGGGCAGCTGCGCCCGCCGACCTCGGCGTCCCGCAATGGGCGACCGACGCCGTCGACCGGATGGGCGCCGACCATCGCAGGCTCGAAGGCCTGATCGCGCCAGGGACCTGGAACATCGACCCGTCGGCGCAACCGCAGGACATCCTGTTCACGCTCATCTCCACCAGCGCGAGCCAGTATGAGCAGAGCGGCCTGCTCACGGCCGCCGAGTCGGTCGACCTGTCGCCCTACGAGATCCTGACCGTCGCGTCGCTGGTGCAGCGCGAGGCCACGCCGGAGGACTTCTCGAAGGTGGCCCGCGTCATCTACAACCGGCTCGACGAGCGCCGCACGCTGGAATTCGACTCCACGGTGAACTATCCACTGGATCGTGTCGAGGTCGCGACGACCGACGCCGACCGCGGCCAGGCCACACCGTGGAACACCTACGTGCGACCGGGGCTGCCCGCCACGCCGATCTGCTCGCCGGGCAACCCGGCACTGGTCGCCGCGGAGAACCCCGAGCCGGGCGACTGGCTGTACTTCGTGACGATCGACCTGCAGGGCACCACCCTGTTCACCCGCGAATACGAGCAGCACCTGGCCAACATCCAGCTCGCGTTGCGCAACGGTGTCCTCGACTCCGGCCGCTGATCGGCCCCGGCGGGCCGCGGTCCTGGGCTCGCCGATCGCGCATTCACGCTCCCCGCAGCTGCATCTGGCGGCCTACGCGGCGCTGGGGCTGAGCAGCTGGCGGTACGACCGCATCGAGTGCGGCGAGGACGAGCTGCCCGGCTTCGTCGCCGGTCTCGGAGACGAATGGGTGGGGCTCTCGGTGACCATGCCCGGCAAGTTCGCGGCGCTGCGCTGCGCCGACGAGGCCACCGAGCGGGCCCGGCTGGTGGGTTCGGCGAACACCCTGGTGCACACGGCGACCGGCTGGCGCGCCGACAACACCGACATCGACGGGGTGGCGGGCGCGCTCGCCGACGCCGGAGTGTCCGGATCCGCGGTCGTCGTGGGGTCGGGCGGGACGGCGCCGGCGGTGGTCGCCGGCCTGGTCCAGCTCGGCGCGCGCCACGTCACGGTCGTCGCCCGCAACGCGGAGAAGGCCCAGGGAATGGTGGCGCTGGGGCGGCGGTGCGGTGCCACCACCGAGTGGGTCGATCTGACCGGCGACGACGTGACCGGCGCCGTCGCTGCCGCGGACGTCGTGGTCAACACGGTCCCCGCCGACGCGGTCGCACCCTATGCGCCGCGGCTGGCCGGAACGCCGGTGCTGCTGGACGCGATCTACGATCCGTGGCCCACACCGCTGGCCGCGGCCGTGACCGCCGCCGGCGGACGCGTCATCAGCGGCCTGGAGATGCTGCTGAACCAGGCCTTCGCCCAGGTCGAACAGTTCACCGGGATGCCCGCGCCGCAGAAAGCGATGCGGGGGGCCCTGGGTCTGGCTTAGCCTCTGTTGATGGGGGACGTCGCGGCGGGGGTCGCCGCCGCTGGTGTGCTGGTCTGGCTGATCGCGTTGAGCGCCTTCGACATTCGGCATCGCCGTCTCCCCAACGTGCTGACCCTGCCCGGAGCGGCGGTGATCCTGGTGGCCGCGACCGTCGTCGGCCACGGCGGCCCCGCGTTGCTCGGCGCGACCGCGTTGTTCGCCGTCTACGTGACCGTGCACCTGTTCTCGCCGGGCGCACTGGGGGCCGGCGACGTGAAGCTCGCCATCGGACTGGGCGCTCTGACGGGTGCCTACGGCGCTGATGTCTGGGTGGTCGCTGCCCTCGGGGCCTCGCTGATGACCGGGGCGCTGGCGCTGTGCCGGCGACTGCAGGGGGCCGGGCCCGACGTGCCGCACGGACCGTCGATGTGTCTGGCTGCGGGAACCGCGCTCGGCCTGGCCGCTCTGGCCTGACCGACGTCACCTGCTCGGATTTCAACGCGGCTGACCTGGCGTGCGAAACTGGGACGCGTGTTGCGATGGACGACTGCAGGTGAATCCCACGGCCGGGCGTTGGTGGCGATGGTCGAGGGGATGGTCGCCGGCGTCGAGGTGACCTCCGGTGACGTCGCCGGGCAGTTGGCCCGTCGGCGGCTGGGCTACGGCCGTGGCGCCCGGATGAAGTTCGAGCAGGACCAGGTGACGATGCTGACCGGGCTTCGCCACGGCGTCACCCTCGGCGGACCCATCGCCATCGAGATCGGCAACACCGAATGGCCCAAGTGGGAGACCGTGATGGCTCCCGACCCCGTCGACCCGGAATCCCTGGCCGACAGCGCCGCGCGCAACGCGCCGCTGACCCGGCCCCGACCCGGGCACGCCGACTACGCGGGAATGCTCAAGTACGGCTTCGACGACGCGCGGCCGGTGCTGGAACGGGCGAGCGCGCGCGAGACCGCGGCCCGCGTGGCGGCGGGCACCGTCGCCCGCGCGTTCCTGCGCCAGGCGCTCGGCGTCGAGATCGTCTCGCATGTGATCTCCATCGGCGCCTCGAAGCCCTACGACGGACCGCCGCCGTCGGCCGCCGATCTCGCCGCGATCGACGACAGCCCGGTGCGGGCGTTCGACTCCGACAGCGAAGCGCTGATGATCGCCGAGATCGAGGCGGCCAAACGCGACGGCGACACCCTCGGCGGCGTCGTCGAGGTCGTGGCACACGGTCTCCCGGTCGGCCTCGGCTCCTTCACCAGCGGTGACGACAGGCTCGACAGCCAACTCGCCGGGGCCGTGATGGGCATCCAGGCCATCAAGGGTGTGGAGATCGGTGACGGGTTCGAGACCGCGCGCCGCCGTGGCAGCGTCGCCCACGACGAGATCTACCCGGGTCCGGACGGCGTGATGAGGTCCACCAACCGCGCCGGCGGTCTCGAAGGCGGCATGACCAACGGCCTGCCGGTTCGGGTACGCGCGGCGATGAAGCCGATCTCGACCGTGCCGCGCGCGCTGGCCACCATCGACATGACCACAGGTGAAGAGGCTGTCGCGATCCACCAGCGCTCCGATGTGTGTGCGGTGCCCGCCGCGGGCGTCGTGGTGGAGACGATGGTCGCGCTCGTGCTCGCCCGCGCGGCCCTGGCCAAGTTCGGCGGCGACTCGCTCGGTGAGACGCGGGCCAACATCGACGGCTATCTGCGCGCCGTCTCCGCCCGAGAACCCTCCGCGAACGGGGCGCCGACCTGATGGCGCCGAAGGCGGTCCTCATCGGCCTGCCGGGATCGGGCAAGTCCACGATCGGACGCCGGCTGGCCAAGAGCCTCGGTGTGCCGCTGCTCGACACCGACAACGCGATCGAGGAGACCACCGGTCGCACCATCGCCGACATCTTCGCCACCGACGGCGAATCCGAGTTCCGCCGCATCGAGGAGCAGGTGATCCGCGACGCGCTCGCCACCCACGACGGAGTGCTGTCGCTGGGCGGTGGCGCGGTGACCACCGAAGGGGTGCGCGAAGCCCTCGCCGGGCACACCGTGATCTACCTGGAGATCAGCGCCGCCGAGGGGGTGCGCCGCACCGGAGGCTCCACCGTCCGGCCCCTGCTGGCCGGACCCGACCGTGGCGAGAAGTTCAAAGCGCTGATGGCAGAACGTGTTCCGCTGTACCGGCAGGTCGCGACAATGAGGGTCAACACCAACCATCGCAACCCCGGCGCCGTGGTGCGCTACATCTGCGCGCGGCTGGAGAATCCCGACGCCGAACCGGATCGCCGCCGCAGGCGTTCGGTGTGGCGCCGGGCGCCGTTGTCGCTGACGGCATCCCCGTCCACCGAGGCGCCGCCGAGTCCGGCCACCGTCGCGGCCAGGAAGGCCCGAGGATCATCGTGCATGCGAAAGGACCCGCAGTGACCGAACCGGTGACCGTCGATGTGCGGACCGACCCGCCCTACCCGGTGATCATCGGGCGGGGCCTGCTGGGCGACCTGGGCCGCGTTCTCGACGGCAGGCACAAGGTCGCGATCCTGCATCAGCCGACGCTGACCCAGACTGCCGAAGCGATCCGGACTCACCTGTCGGAGAAGGGAATCGACGCGCACCGCATCGAGATCCCGGATGCCGAGGGCGGCAAGGAGCTGCCGGTCGTCGGGTTCATCTGGCAGGTACTGGGCCGCATCGGGGTCGGCCGCAAGGATGCGATCGTCAGTCTCGGCGGGGGAGCGGCCACCGATGTCGCTGGATTCGCCGCGGCGACCTGGCTGCGCGGTATCGACATCGTCCACGTTCCCACCACGCTGCTGGG is drawn from Mycolicibacterium gilvum and contains these coding sequences:
- a CDS encoding DUF3097 domain-containing protein codes for the protein MADRYGTDILADNPHRARKPRSVETPIEIGMVVEDAQTGFVGAIVRVEYGRMELEDRNGRRKPFPVGPGYLIDGKPVILTAPKKAGPAAPTRTASGSVAVQGARAKVALASRIYVEGRHDAELVEQVWGEDLRIEGVVVEYLGGVDDLAAIVADFRPGPGRRLGVLVDHLVAGSKEARIAEAVRRGPGGEHTLVVGHPFIDIWEAVKPARLGMKAWPVIPKGQDWKHGVCAALGWRHRDQADIAAAWQKIRGRVRDWTDLEPELIGRVEELIDFVTAPV
- a CDS encoding replication-associated recombination protein A, whose amino-acid sequence is MSDSLFDVPGEPAPPAAGPVGASVPLAVRMRPANLDEVVGQDHLLKPNSPLRRLIEGSGAASVILYGPPGTGKTTLASMISQATGRRFEALSALAAGVKEVRAVIDVARQAAVRGEQTVLFIDEVHRFSKTQQDALLAAVENRVVLLVAATTENPSFSVVAPLLSRSLILQLQPLTPADVTTVIRRAITDERGLGGRVTVSDDAIEQLVLLSAGDARRALTALEVATETVSESGETVTVEVIEQSLDKAALRYDRDGDQHYDVVSAFIKSVRGSDVDAALHYLARMLVAGEDPRFVARRLMILASEDIGMADPTALQIAVAAAQTVQLIGMPEAQLTLAQATVHLATAPKSNAVTTALGAAMADIRAGKAGQVPAHLRDGHYSGAQKLGNAVGYKYAHDHPGGVASQQYPPDELVGTDYYRPTNHGVEREISARVEKLRAIIRRSR
- a CDS encoding GlsB/YeaQ/YmgE family stress response membrane protein, producing the protein MTITGIISAILIGIVVGVLGRLVLPGKQSIGMLVTILVGIVSAFLGTALARAIGIPTATSGIDWLELLVQVVVAAIGVALVAALMGRRAGVAGRGRTGTLR
- a CDS encoding secondary thiamine-phosphate synthase enzyme YjbQ → MQTETLDIDTSRRRFVDLTSAVRDFCAERGPDAGGLCNVFVPHATAGIAVIETGSGSDHDLIDAIERLLPRDDRYRHAHGSPGHGADHVMPGLVSPSVTIPVAGGEPLLGTWQSVVLIDLNRDNRRRSVRLSFVSG
- the alaS gene encoding alanine--tRNA ligase, yielding MQTHEIRKRFLDHFVKAGHTEVPSASVILDDPNLLFVNAGMVQFVPYFLGQRTPPWDRATSVQKCIRTPDIDEVGITTRHNTFFQMAGNFSFGDYFKKGAIELAWSLLTNPVSEGGYGFDPERLWATVYLDDDEAIELWQEVAGLPAERIQRRGMADNYWSMGIPGPCGPCSEIYYDRGPDYGIDGGPEANEDRYIEIWNLVFMQNERGEGTSKDDFEILGPLPRKNIDTGMGVERIACLLQGVDNVYETDLVRPVIDLVAGIAPRGYGQGNHTDDVRYRIIGDHSRTAAIIIGDGVTPGNEGRGYVLRRLLRRIIRAAKLLGVEQPIMGELMATVRDEMGPSYPELVTDFERINRIAIAEETAFNRTLTAGSRLFEDAAETTRKAGSTVLSGDDAFTLHDTFGFPIDLTLEMAAEAGLSVDEEGFRGLMAEQRRRAKADAAARKQAHTDLSAYRELVDAGPTEFTGFDELTTEARILGIFVDGRRVPVVSHVQGGDAPGRVELILNRSPFYAESGGQIADEGTVTGTGASQTAKAAVTDVQKIAKTLWAHRITVESGEFVEGDTIVAAVDPRWRHGATQGHSGTHMVHAALRQVLGPNAVQAGSLNRPGYLRFDFNWQGALSDDQRSQIEEVTNEAVEADYEVHNFTTELEKAKSMGAMALFGENYPDEVRVVEIGGPFSIELCGGTHVRSSAQIGPVTILGESSVGSGVRRVEAYVGLDSFRHLAKERALMAGLASSLKVPSDEVPARVENLVERLRAAEKELDRLRLVNARAAAANAAAGAEQIGGIRLVAQRMAGGISAGDLRSLVGDIRGKLGSDPAVVALISEADDDTVPFVVAVNQAAQDRGLRANDLVKVLGAAVNGRGGGKADLAQGSGKGAAGIDAALAAIRAEMGRS
- the ruvX gene encoding Holliday junction resolvase RuvX, with the protein product MPDTDWTSRVPDRPGDPNAAPDPGRGRRLGIDVGSVRIGVAVSDPDAVLATPVETVTRDRRSGRHLRRLTTLVGEFEAVEVVIGLPRTLGNRAGSSAQDATEVAGQLAARIAPVPVRLADERFTTVTAQRELREAGVRARGQKSMIDQAAAVGILQNWLDQRRAALPAHGEVLDD
- a CDS encoding endolytic transglycosylase MltG; its protein translation is MTDEWQSGRAEPLAVGPPRQRMTRRERARAERQRRRRRAGLVITLSMLVVVVVVAVFLGSKMWHSLFGGTTGDYAGDGVNDVVIQVHDGDSTTAIGQTLQDNNVVANVKTFVDAADGNSAISAIQPGFYKVRTEIPASSAVQRLADPANRVGKLTIPEGRQLDDVRDVKTNAVTAGILTLIANASCVDLDGDRRCVSADDLKQIAGAAAPADLGVPQWATDAVDRMGADHRRLEGLIAPGTWNIDPSAQPQDILFTLISTSASQYEQSGLLTAAESVDLSPYEILTVASLVQREATPEDFSKVARVIYNRLDERRTLEFDSTVNYPLDRVEVATTDADRGQATPWNTYVRPGLPATPICSPGNPALVAAENPEPGDWLYFVTIDLQGTTLFTREYEQHLANIQLALRNGVLDSGR
- a CDS encoding shikimate dehydrogenase, which produces MSSTPAADRPRRAAVLGSPIAHSRSPQLHLAAYAALGLSSWRYDRIECGEDELPGFVAGLGDEWVGLSVTMPGKFAALRCADEATERARLVGSANTLVHTATGWRADNTDIDGVAGALADAGVSGSAVVVGSGGTAPAVVAGLVQLGARHVTVVARNAEKAQGMVALGRRCGATTEWVDLTGDDVTGAVAAADVVVNTVPADAVAPYAPRLAGTPVLLDAIYDPWPTPLAAAVTAAGGRVISGLEMLLNQAFAQVEQFTGMPAPQKAMRGALGLA
- a CDS encoding prepilin peptidase, which translates into the protein MGDVAAGVAAAGVLVWLIALSAFDIRHRRLPNVLTLPGAAVILVAATVVGHGGPALLGATALFAVYVTVHLFSPGALGAGDVKLAIGLGALTGAYGADVWVVAALGASLMTGALALCRRLQGAGPDVPHGPSMCLAAGTALGLAALA
- the aroC gene encoding chorismate synthase, with product MLRWTTAGESHGRALVAMVEGMVAGVEVTSGDVAGQLARRRLGYGRGARMKFEQDQVTMLTGLRHGVTLGGPIAIEIGNTEWPKWETVMAPDPVDPESLADSAARNAPLTRPRPGHADYAGMLKYGFDDARPVLERASARETAARVAAGTVARAFLRQALGVEIVSHVISIGASKPYDGPPPSAADLAAIDDSPVRAFDSDSEALMIAEIEAAKRDGDTLGGVVEVVAHGLPVGLGSFTSGDDRLDSQLAGAVMGIQAIKGVEIGDGFETARRRGSVAHDEIYPGPDGVMRSTNRAGGLEGGMTNGLPVRVRAAMKPISTVPRALATIDMTTGEEAVAIHQRSDVCAVPAAGVVVETMVALVLARAALAKFGGDSLGETRANIDGYLRAVSAREPSANGAPT
- a CDS encoding shikimate kinase, whose translation is MAPKAVLIGLPGSGKSTIGRRLAKSLGVPLLDTDNAIEETTGRTIADIFATDGESEFRRIEEQVIRDALATHDGVLSLGGGAVTTEGVREALAGHTVIYLEISAAEGVRRTGGSTVRPLLAGPDRGEKFKALMAERVPLYRQVATMRVNTNHRNPGAVVRYICARLENPDAEPDRRRRRSVWRRAPLSLTASPSTEAPPSPATVAARKARGSSCMRKDPQ